Proteins encoded in a region of the Pseudomonas viciae genome:
- the motD gene encoding flagellar motor protein MotD, whose protein sequence is MARRRHREEHVNHERWLVSYADFITLLFAFFVVMYSISSVNEGKYKVISEALIGVFTDSDRALKPIPIGDERPKSTTPAKPLIKDSEQVDAGIAGGSDPLKSIADDISAAFGDLISSNQMTVRGNELWVEIELNSSLLFGSGDAMPSDMAFNIIDKVATILKPFDNPIHVEGFTDDQPIRTPQYPTNWELSSARSASIVRMLAMQGVNPGRLASVGYGEFQPVANNATAEGRARNRRVVLVVSRNLDVRRSLTGTGTANAKPDAALKRAGTQTAPTSVKSPGRQSAVNSPSPAL, encoded by the coding sequence ATGGCACGTCGCAGACATCGTGAAGAACACGTCAATCATGAACGCTGGCTGGTTTCCTACGCCGACTTCATCACGCTGTTGTTCGCCTTTTTCGTGGTCATGTATTCGATCTCGTCGGTCAACGAAGGCAAGTACAAAGTCATTTCCGAAGCGTTGATCGGGGTCTTTACCGACTCCGACCGCGCCCTCAAGCCCATCCCCATTGGTGATGAGCGGCCCAAGAGCACCACGCCGGCCAAGCCGCTGATCAAGGATTCCGAGCAGGTGGATGCCGGTATCGCCGGCGGCAGCGATCCGTTGAAAAGCATCGCTGACGACATCAGCGCGGCGTTCGGCGACCTGATCAGCTCGAACCAGATGACCGTGCGCGGCAATGAGTTGTGGGTCGAGATCGAGCTCAATTCCAGCCTGTTGTTCGGCAGCGGCGACGCCATGCCCAGCGACATGGCGTTCAACATCATCGATAAAGTGGCGACGATCCTGAAGCCCTTCGACAACCCGATCCATGTTGAAGGTTTCACCGACGACCAGCCAATCCGCACTCCGCAGTACCCGACCAACTGGGAACTGTCCTCGGCCCGTTCGGCGAGCATCGTGCGCATGCTCGCCATGCAGGGTGTGAACCCTGGCCGCCTGGCGTCGGTGGGCTATGGGGAGTTCCAGCCGGTGGCCAACAACGCCACGGCCGAGGGGCGTGCGCGTAACCGTCGCGTGGTACTGGTGGTGTCGCGAAACCTCGATGTGCGCCGCAGCCTGACCGGTACCGGCACGGCCAATGCAAAACCGGACGCGGCGTTGAAGCGTGCTGGCACACAAACTGCACCGACCTCGGTCAAGTCGCCGGGACGACAGAGTGCCGTCAATTCTCCGTCACCCGCTTTATAA
- a CDS encoding ParA family protein, translating into MRVWAVANQKGGVGKTTSSIALAGLLAEAGKRVVMVDLDPHGSMTSYFGYDPDSLEHSNYDLFLHKGVVPEGLPGQLLLSTSDERISLLPSSTALATLERQSPGQSGLGLVIAKSLAQLWQDFDYAIIDSPPLLGLLMVNALAASQQLVIPVQTEHLAVKGLERMVNTLAMVNRSRKQSLAFNIVPTLFDRRTQASLGTLRVLRDMYPDDIWQGYIPVDTRLRDASRAGLTPSQFDGKSRGVLAYRALLKHLLAQQLVSQQVA; encoded by the coding sequence ATGAGAGTCTGGGCAGTCGCCAATCAAAAAGGTGGTGTGGGCAAAACCACATCTTCCATCGCTTTAGCCGGATTGCTGGCCGAGGCGGGCAAGCGCGTGGTCATGGTCGATCTGGACCCCCACGGCTCGATGACCAGCTATTTTGGTTACGATCCCGACAGCCTGGAGCACAGCAACTACGACCTGTTCCTGCACAAGGGTGTTGTGCCAGAAGGTCTGCCGGGGCAGTTGCTGCTGTCCACCAGCGACGAGCGGATTTCCCTGTTGCCGTCGAGTACCGCTTTGGCGACCCTGGAACGGCAGTCGCCGGGACAGAGCGGCCTGGGGCTGGTCATCGCCAAGAGTCTGGCGCAGCTATGGCAGGATTTCGATTACGCGATCATCGACAGTCCGCCGTTGCTCGGTTTGCTGATGGTCAACGCTTTGGCGGCCAGTCAGCAATTGGTCATCCCGGTGCAAACCGAGCACCTGGCGGTCAAGGGCCTGGAGCGCATGGTCAATACCCTGGCGATGGTCAACCGCTCTCGCAAGCAATCGCTTGCCTTCAACATCGTGCCGACCCTGTTCGACCGGCGTACCCAGGCGTCCCTGGGTACCCTGCGCGTGTTGCGGGACATGTACCCGGATGACATCTGGCAAGGCTACATTCCCGTCGATACCCGTCTGCGCGACGCCAGCCGCGCCGGCCTGACCCCTTCGCAATTCGACGGCAAAAGCCGTGGTGTGCTGGCCTATCGGGCGCTGCTCAAGCACCTGCTGGCCCAACAGCTTGTTTCACAGCAGGTGGCTTAA
- a CDS encoding CheW domain-containing protein, which produces MSRPIKTTSRPQMALQSYLDGLLQEATEELSPPPSVIEALPETVVPEGVLDEFQAAVLEEQARDAQKSVMAAAVEAPFIKPQVAVMDAPAPILAPVSTVAPLLQGLVTPVVEVHLPPSNPPPPVPNDDRPAWAAEPFECLLFDVAGLTLAVPLVCLGSIYSLAGQELTPLFGQPEWFLGILPSQAGNLKVLDTARWVMPDRYRDDFRQGLQYVISVQGYEWGLAVHQVSRSLRLDPNEIKWRSHRGQRPWLAGTVIEHMCALLDVSELAELIASGGAKHLGGTKPVQKPK; this is translated from the coding sequence ATGAGCCGCCCGATAAAGACAACCTCGCGTCCGCAAATGGCCTTGCAGTCCTATCTGGACGGGCTGTTGCAGGAAGCGACCGAAGAACTGTCACCGCCGCCGAGCGTGATCGAGGCGTTGCCCGAGACCGTCGTACCCGAAGGCGTGCTGGATGAGTTTCAGGCGGCCGTGCTCGAAGAGCAGGCCCGTGACGCGCAGAAGTCAGTGATGGCGGCGGCGGTCGAGGCACCGTTTATCAAGCCTCAGGTGGCCGTCATGGACGCGCCTGCGCCGATCCTGGCGCCGGTCTCGACCGTTGCACCGTTGTTGCAGGGCCTGGTGACGCCGGTGGTGGAAGTCCACTTGCCGCCGAGCAACCCGCCGCCGCCGGTGCCAAACGATGACCGTCCGGCCTGGGCCGCCGAGCCGTTCGAGTGTCTGTTGTTCGATGTGGCCGGGTTGACCCTGGCGGTGCCGCTGGTATGCCTGGGATCGATTTATTCCCTGGCCGGGCAGGAATTGACGCCGTTGTTCGGCCAGCCGGAATGGTTCCTCGGGATCCTGCCGAGCCAGGCCGGCAACCTCAAGGTGCTCGACACCGCGCGTTGGGTGATGCCGGACCGTTATCGCGATGATTTTCGCCAGGGCCTGCAGTACGTGATTTCTGTGCAAGGTTATGAATGGGGTTTGGCGGTGCATCAGGTCAGTCGCTCGCTGCGCCTGGACCCGAACGAGATCAAATGGCGCAGCCATCGAGGGCAACGGCCATGGCTGGCCGGGACGGTGATCGAGCACATGTGCGCCTTGCTGGACGTGTCCGAGCTGGCCGAGCTGATCGCCAGCGGCGGGGCAAAACACCTGGGCGGCACCAAGCCGGTCCAGAAACCGAAATAA
- a CDS encoding chemotaxis protein CheW, translated as MNDKASSLKGSEDPILQWVTFKLDNETYGINVMRVQEVLRYTEIAPVPGAPSYVLGIINLRGNVVTVIDTRQRFGLSSTEVNDNTRIVIIEADKQVVGILVDSVAEVVYLRQSEIETAPNVGNEESAKFIQGVCNKNNELLILVELEKMMSEEEWSELESI; from the coding sequence ATGAATGATAAGGCGTCGTCTCTCAAGGGTTCCGAAGATCCGATTTTGCAATGGGTAACCTTCAAACTCGACAACGAAACCTACGGCATCAACGTGATGCGCGTTCAGGAAGTGCTGCGCTATACCGAGATCGCCCCGGTTCCGGGTGCACCCAGCTACGTGCTGGGCATCATCAACCTGCGCGGTAACGTGGTTACGGTCATCGACACTCGCCAGCGTTTTGGCTTGAGCTCCACCGAGGTCAACGACAACACGCGTATCGTGATCATCGAAGCCGATAAGCAAGTGGTCGGCATTCTCGTCGACAGCGTCGCCGAAGTGGTTTACTTGCGTCAGTCGGAAATCGAAACCGCGCCTAACGTCGGTAACGAAGAGTCGGCTAAGTTCATCCAGGGTGTTTGCAACAAGAACAACGAGTTGCTGATCCTGGTCGAGCTGGAAAAAATGATGAGCGAAGAAGAGTGGTCGGAACTGGAGAGTATCTGA
- a CDS encoding DUF2802 domain-containing protein, which yields MILEVAVIVLFLFWAGTLAMFVAYIRGQRQIAAQQAQGDALRDQRIKDLAKRVDDYQNGTVRMGEALHELRAVVAPLPDKLAQLEQRDPSTLSFAQAARLVGMGASVDELTQSCGLTQAEAELMSKLHRGG from the coding sequence TTGATTCTTGAGGTAGCAGTCATTGTCCTGTTCCTTTTTTGGGCAGGCACGCTGGCGATGTTTGTGGCGTACATACGTGGTCAGCGGCAGATCGCCGCTCAGCAGGCCCAGGGCGATGCGCTGCGCGATCAGCGCATCAAGGACCTGGCCAAACGCGTCGACGATTATCAGAACGGCACCGTGCGCATGGGTGAAGCCCTCCATGAGCTACGCGCCGTGGTCGCGCCGTTGCCGGACAAACTGGCCCAACTGGAACAACGCGACCCCTCCACCTTGTCCTTCGCCCAGGCCGCACGCCTGGTTGGCATGGGCGCCAGCGTCGACGAACTGACCCAATCCTGCGGCTTGACCCAGGCCGAGGCGGAGTTGATGAGTAAGTTGCATAGGGGCGGTTGA